The Vibrio agarivorans genome contains the following window.
CTTACAGTTGAGACTAGAGCAAGTTGGAGTGGGGAATATCGCATTGTTGCATATACTTTAAGCAAGGTCGCTTTAGGGAGTGAAGCAATGTCAACAGGTTCAAGTAGCTATCAACAACTGCCTTCTTTCGATGAACTCATGCAGTTAGCCAAGCAAGACCCAACGGCTTTTGACAAGTTAAAAGCAAATATGTGTAATGCATGTATCGAATCAGCATCACCCGATATGCAGCAGCGACTCAGAGCGCAACAAAGCCATATCGATCTGATTGTCAGTCGTAGTAAAAACCCAATCCATGCCAATATATTATTAAGAAAAGAGCTACTCACACAATTTCAAAAGTTTCGTGAAGCCCTCTGTGGGGAATGTGATGTGGAAAAAGAGGCAGAAATCGTTCCATTCAAGCCCAACACTGAAGATTGGCGCTAGGCGAACACTTTGATGAAATGGTATTTGGCAAATAGTAAAAAGCCCGCTAATCACTTAGCGGGCTTTTTAAATGTGGCGGAGAGATAGGGATTTGAACCCTAGATACGCTATTAACGTATGCCGGTTTTCAAGACCGGTGCTTTCAACCACTCAGCCATCTCTCCACAATATGTAATCTCTCTAAAGTCTTACGTGACTGCTTCAAATCGATGTTGTTCAAAGCCTGGCGATGTCCTACTCTCACATGGGGAAACCCCACACTACCATCGGCGCTATTGCGTTTCACTTCTGAGTTCGGCATGGAAATCAGGTGGGTCCACAATGCTATGGTCGCCAAGCAAATTCTGTTTTTCGTCTTCACTTTTTCTAAAAAAGTGAAGACAAAAAGTCTGGAAAGCTTCTAAAAGTCATCAATACACATTCAAAGTTCTTAGCTTTGAGTCCATCAAAACCCCTTGGGTGTTGTATGGTTAAGCCTCACGGGCAATTAGTACAGGTTAGCTCAACGCCTCACAACGCTTACACACCCTGCCTATCAACGTTCTAGTCTCGAACAACCCTTTAGGACACTTAAAGTGCCAGGGAAGACTCATCTCAGGGCTCGCTTCCCGCTTAGATGCTTTCAGCGGTTATCGATTCCGAACTTAGCTACCGGGCAATGCCATTGGCATGACAACCCGAACACCAGAGGTTCGTCCACTCCGGTCCTCTCGTACTAGGAGCAGCCCCCTTCAATCTTCCAACGCCCACGGCAGATAGGGACCGAACTGTCTCACGACGTTCTAAACCCAGCTCGCGTACCACTTTAAATGGCGAACAGCCATACCCTTGGGACCGACTTCAGCCCCAGGATGTGATGAGCCGACATCGAGGTGCCAAACACCGCCGTCGATATGAACTCTTGGGCGGTATCAGCCTGTTATCCCCGGAGTACCTTTTATCCGTTGAGCGATGGCCCTTCCATACAGAACCACCGGATCACTATGACCTGCTTTCGCACCTGCTCGAATTGTCATTCTCGCAGTCAAGCGGGCTTATGCCATTGCACTAACCTCACGATGTCCAACCGTGATTAGCCCACCTTCGTGCTCCTCCGTTACTCTTTGGGAGGAGACCGCCCCAGTCAAACTACCCACCAGGCACTGTCCTCACCCCAGATAATGGGGCTAAGTTAGAACATCAAACATACAAGGGTGGTATTTCAAGGTCGGCTCCACTAATACTGGCGTACTAGTTTCAAAGCCTCCCACCTATCCTACACATGTAGGCTCAATGTTCAGTGCCAAGCTGTAGTAAAGGTTCACGGGGTCTTTCCGTCTAGCCGCGGGTACACTGCATCTTCACAGCGATTTCAATTTCACTGAGTCTCGGGTGGAGACAGCGTGGCCATCATTACGCCATTCGTGCAGGTCGGAACTTACCCGACAAGGAATTTCGCTACCTTAGGACCGTTATAGTTACGGCCGCCGTTTACCGGGGCTTCGATCAAGAGCTTCGACCTAAGTCTAACCCCATCAATTAACCTTCCGGCACCGGGCAGGCGTCACACCGTATACGTCATCTTACGATTTTGCACAGTGCTGTGTTTTTAATAAACAGTTGCAGCCACCTGGTATCTGCGACTCCCCATAGCTCCATCCGCAAGGGACTTCACCGCGAGGAGCGTACCTTCTCCCGAAGTTACGGTACCATTTTGCCTAGTTCCTTCACCCGAGTTCTCTCAAGCGCCTTGGTATTCTCTACCCGACCACCTGTGTCGGTTTGGGGTACGATTCCTTACAATCTGAAGCTTAGAGGCTTTTCCTGGAAGCATGGCATCAATGACTTCACTACCGTAGTAGCTCGACATCGTGTCTCAGCCTTAAAAAGAGCCGGATTTACCTAACTCTTAAGCCTACGCACTTGAACCTGGACAACCATCGCCAGGCCCACCTAGCCTTCTCCGTCCCCCCATCGCAATTGTAAGAAGTACGGGAATATTAACCCGTTTCCCATCGACTACGCCTTTCGGCCTCGCCTTAGGGGTCGACTTACCCTGCCCCGATTAACGTTGGACAGGAACCCTTGGTCTTCCGGCGAGGAGGTTTTTCACCCCCTTTATCGTTACTCATGTCAGCATTCGCACTTCTGATACCTCCAGCAGACCTTACAGTCCACCTTCAACGGCTTACAGAACGCTCCCCTACCCAATGACTAAAAGTCATTGCCGCAGCTTCGGTGTATAGCTTAGCCCCGTTACATCTTCCGCGCAGGCCGACTCGACTAGTGAGCTATTACGCTTTCTTTAAATGATGGCTGCTTCTAAGCCAACATCCTAGCTGTCTAAGCCTTCCCACATCGTTTCCCACTTAGCTATACTTTGGGACCTTAGCTGGCGGTCTGGGTTGTTTCCCTCTCCACGACGGACGTTAGCACCCGCCGTGTGTCTCCCGGATAGTACTCACTGGTATTCGGAGTTTGCAAAGGGTTGGTAAGTCGGGATGACCCCCTAGCCTTAACAGTGCTCTACCCCCAGTGGTATTCGTCCGAGGCTCTACCTAAATAGATTTCGGGGAGAACCAGCTATCTCCAGGTTTGATTGGCCTTTCACCCCTAGCCACAAGTCATCCGCTAATTTTTCAACATTAGTCGGTTCGGTCCTCCAGTTGATGTTACTCAACCTTCAACCTGCCCATGGCTAGATCACCTGGTTTCGGGTCTATATCCAGCAACTCGACGCCCAGTTAAGACTCGATTTCTCTACGGCTCCCCTAGATGGTTAACCTTGCTACTGAATATAAGTCGCTGACCCATTATACAAAAGGTACGCAGTCACACCACGAAGGTGCTCCTACTGCTTGTACGTACACGGTTTCAGGTTCTATTTCACTCCCCTCACAGGGGTTCTTTTCGCCTTTCCCTCACGGTACTGGTTCACTATCGGTCAGTCAGTAGTATTTAGCCTTGGAGGATGGTCCCCCCATATTCAGACAGGATATCACGTGTCCCGCCCTACTCGATTTCACTGATGATGAGATGTCGACTACGGGGCTATCACCCTTTATTGCCACGCTTTCCAGCGTGTTCGTCTGTCTCACTAAAAGCTTAAGGGCTAATCCAATTTCGCTCGCCGCTACTTTCGGAATCTCGGTTGATTTCTTTTCCTCGGGGTACTTAGATGTTTCAGTTCCCCCGGTTCGCCTCACTAACCTATGTATTCAGTTAGTGATAACACCTTATGGTGCTGGGTTTCCCCATTCAGGAATCTCAGACTCACAGGTTTTTACTACCTAATCTGAGCTTATCGCAAGTTAATACGCCTTTCATCGCCTCTGACTGCCAAGGCATCCACCGTGTACGCTTAGTCACTTAACCATACAACCCGAAGGAGTTTCGAGTTGTCGTTTAAACAACCAAAGTTGTCTGCAATTTTTATACATGATGCAGACTCGATTTTGCCGGACTCAAATATTAAGTATCTTTCGATACTTCCAAGAACACTTGAATGTGTGTTGGTACCTAAAACCGTAGTTTTAGGATTTGAGAACTTTTAATTTGAATAACAACGCATCTCATAGAGATGGGGATTGTTGTTATTCGTCAGCTTTCCAAATTTTTAAAGAGCAAATCACTTCAAAGAAGTAACCATTTTTAAAGATTCTTAAGGAAGAACACTTAAAGATGGTGGAGCTATGCGGGATCGAACCGCAGACCTCCTCGCTGCCAGCGAGGCGCTCTCCCAGCTGAGCTATAGCCCCATCTGGAAAAGTTTTCCTTACTCTTAACTTACAAACCTAATCAATCTGTGTGAACACTCATCGCAATAATCATCGTATAAGGAGGTGATCCAGCCCCAGGTTCCCCTAGGGCTACCTTGTTACGACTTCACCCCAGTCATGAACCACAAAGTGGTGAGCGTCCTCCCGAAGGTTAAACTACCCACTTCTTTTGCAGCCCACTCCCATGGTGTGACGGGCGGTGTGTACAAGGCCCGGGAACGTATTCACCGTAGCATTCTGATCTACGATTACTAGCGATTCCGACTTCATGGAGTCGAGTTGCAGACTCCAATCCGGACTACGACGCACTTTTTGGGATTCGCTCACTATCGCTAGCTTGCTGCCCTCTGTATGCGCCATTGTAGCACGTGTGTAGCCCTACTCGTAAGGGCCATGATGACTTGACGTCGTCCCCACCTTCCTCCGGTTTATCACCGGCAGTCTCCCTGGAGTTCCCGACATTACTCGCTGGCAAACAAGGATAAGGGTTGCGCTCGTTGCGGGACTTAACCCAACATTTCACAACACGAGCTGACGACAGCCATGCAGCACCTGTCTCAGAGTTCCCGAAGGCACCAAAGCATCTCTGCTAAGTTCTCTGGATGTCAAGAGTAGGTAAGGTTCTTCGCGTTGCATCGAATTAAACCACATGCTCCACCGCTTGTGCGGGCCCCCGTCAATTCATTTGAGTTTTAATCTTGCGACCGTACTCCCCAGGCGGTCTACTTAACGCGTTAGCTCCGAAAGCCACGGCTCAAGGCCACAACCTCCAAGTAGACATCGTTTACGGCGTGGACTACCAGGGTATCTAATCCTGTTTGCTCCCCACGCTTTCGCATCTGAGTGTCAGTATCTGTCCAGGGGGCCGCCTTCGCCACTGGTATTCCTTCAGATCTCTACGCATTTCACCGCTACACCTGAAATTCTACCCCCCCTCTACAGTACTCTAGGTGACCAGTTTCAAATGCTGTTCCGAGGTTGAGCCCCGGGCTTTCACATCTGACTTAATCACCCACCTGCATGCGCTTTACGCCCAGTAATTCCGATTAACGCTCGCACCCTCCGTATTACCGCGGCTGCTGGCACGGAGTTAGCCGGTGCTTCTTCTGTCGCTAACGTCAAATAATGCAGCTATTAACTACACTACCTTCCTCACGACTGAAAGTGCTTTACAACCCGAAGGCCTTCTTCACACACGCGGCATGGCTGCATCAGGCTTGCGCCCATTGTGCAATATTCCCCACTGCTGCCTCCCGTAGGAGTCTGGACCGTGTCTCAGTTCCAGTGTGGCTGATCATCCTCTCAGACCAGCTAGGGATCGTCGCCTTGGTGAGCCTTTACCTCACCAACTAGCTAATCCCACCTGGGCTAATCTTGACGCGAGAGGCCCGAAGGTCCCCCTCTTTGGCCCGAAGGCATTATGCGGTATTAGCTATCGTTTCCAATAGTTATCCCCCACATCAAGGCATATTCCCAGGCATTACTCACCCGTCCGCCGCTCGACGCCCTTAACGTTCCCCGAAGGTTCAGTTAAGTCGTTTCCGCTCGACTTGCATGTGTTAGGCCTGCCGCCAGCGTTCAATCTGAGCCATGATCAAACTCTTCAATTTAAGATTTTGATGTCCATAAGGACTGACTCAATGAATACTGACTTCAAAACTCATTCTCACTCGAAAGTAAGAAGTAATTTTAAAGCTATTATCGTTCCAACAGAACGATAATGAATTGACTGTGCTGATACCGAAGTATCAATTGGTCACTCAGTTCATTGAAATCTAAGTTGAAGCCTAAGCTTCATTTTGGATTATCATCAACGAGTGCCCACACAGATTGATAGGTTTATATTGTTAAAGAGCTTTGCTATCAAGGCCTTAACCTCGAAGCGGATGCGTATAATACGCGACTGACTCTGTAAGTCAACATAAAACTCTAAAATAATTTAGAACTTTATGGTGACTTGCTTAAGTAATAAGCAAAGTCGAAATTAAAGCCTGGCGATGTCCTACTCTCACATGGGGAAACCCCACACTACCATCGGCGCTATTGCGTTTCACTTCTGAGTTCGGCATGGAAATCAGGTGGGTCCACAATGCTATGGTCGCCAAGCAAATTCTGTTTTTCGTCTTCGCTTTTTCTAAAAAAGTGAAAACAAAAAGTCTGGAAAGCTATATAAAAGTCATCAATACACATTCAAAGTTCTTAGCTTTGAGTCCATCAAAACCCCTTGGGTGTTGTATGGTTAAGCCTCACGGGCAATTAGTACAGGTTAGCTCAACGCCTCACAACGCTTACACACCCTGCCTATCAACGTTCTAGTCTCGAACAACCCTTTAGGACACTTAAAGTGCCAGGGAAGACTCATCTCAGGGCTCGCTTCCCGCTTAGATGCTTTCAGCGGTTATCGATTCCGAACTTAGCTACCGGGCAATGCCATT
Protein-coding sequences here:
- a CDS encoding DUF3135 domain-containing protein; its protein translation is MSTGSSSYQQLPSFDELMQLAKQDPTAFDKLKANMCNACIESASPDMQQRLRAQQSHIDLIVSRSKNPIHANILLRKELLTQFQKFREALCGECDVEKEAEIVPFKPNTEDWR